A region from the Algoriphagus machipongonensis genome encodes:
- a CDS encoding dipeptidase gives MLTIDAHLDLSMNALEWNRDLTRPVSEINEREKGLTDKPDRGNAVVSLPALRKGNVGLVVATQIARYVAPDNSLPGWHSPAQAWAQTQGQLAWYQAMVAQGEMVQIKNLSELNSHISLWENGESNIEKPVGFILSLEGADSIISLDYLENAYDSGLRALGPAHYGPGRYAHGTDASAPLNQNGKELLRKMDELGIILDATHLCDLAFWDALEIFQGPVWASHNNCRALVDHNRQFSDDMIRALIDRGAVIGGAMDAWMLSPNWERGKTTPKERDVTLNTVLDHLDHICQVAGNANHIGIGSDLDGAFGKEQAPWDLDTIADFTKVPDLLRERGYSDQDVAKVMHGNWLQFLRKKWS, from the coding sequence ATGCTAACAATAGATGCCCATTTAGACCTAAGTATGAATGCCTTGGAATGGAATCGTGACCTGACGAGACCAGTTTCAGAAATAAATGAAAGAGAAAAAGGTTTGACAGATAAACCCGACCGAGGCAATGCGGTGGTTTCACTTCCAGCGCTCAGAAAGGGAAATGTGGGTTTGGTTGTAGCCACCCAAATCGCGAGGTATGTCGCTCCAGATAATTCACTTCCCGGATGGCATTCTCCCGCTCAGGCTTGGGCACAAACTCAAGGTCAACTGGCTTGGTATCAAGCGATGGTCGCTCAGGGAGAAATGGTTCAAATAAAAAATTTATCGGAACTTAACTCACATATTTCCCTTTGGGAAAATGGGGAAAGCAATATCGAAAAACCAGTCGGATTCATTTTATCACTTGAAGGGGCTGATTCCATTATTAGCTTGGATTATCTTGAAAATGCTTATGATTCAGGCCTAAGGGCCTTGGGTCCTGCTCACTATGGTCCCGGAAGATATGCTCATGGCACAGATGCATCAGCTCCTTTAAACCAAAACGGTAAAGAGTTGCTTCGCAAAATGGATGAACTGGGGATTATTCTTGATGCAACCCACCTGTGTGATTTGGCATTTTGGGATGCTTTAGAGATTTTCCAAGGGCCAGTTTGGGCCAGTCATAATAATTGCCGTGCCTTGGTAGATCACAACAGGCAATTCTCCGACGACATGATCAGAGCTTTGATAGACAGAGGTGCAGTAATCGGAGGAGCTATGGATGCTTGGATGCTAAGTCCGAATTGGGAAAGAGGGAAAACCACACCCAAAGAGCGGGATGTCACTTTAAATACCGTCTTGGATCATTTGGATCATATATGTCAAGTTGCAGGAAATGCCAATCATATAGGAATTGGCTCGGATTTGGATGGTGCTTTCGGAAAAGAGCAGGCGCCTTGGGATCTTGATACCATCGCAGACTTCACGAAAGTCCCTGATTTACTGAGAGAAAGAGGCTACTCAGACCAAGATGTCGCCAAAGTTATGCACGGAAATTGGCTTCAATTTTTAAGAAAAAAATGGTCATAA
- a CDS encoding SAM-dependent methyltransferase — translation MPKGKLFLIPNILADNTVNDVISPQIREVVKNTKVYLVENLRTTRRYISSLKLGVNIEEIHMEILDKKTRPESINRLMQPLLNGADVGIISEAGCPGIADPGALAVAHAHTKGIQVVPLSGPSSMFLALMGSGFSGQSFTFHGYLPIDKKERSAALKGLESESLREKRAQIFMETPFRNNQLFEDALRTLSPNTKLCVAKNITGSDELILTKTIAEWKKLPLDLHKIPTVFVLQSF, via the coding sequence ATGCCCAAAGGAAAACTTTTTCTAATCCCCAACATACTGGCTGACAACACTGTGAATGATGTCATTAGCCCTCAAATCAGAGAGGTTGTCAAGAACACAAAAGTATATCTTGTGGAGAATTTAAGGACCACAAGAAGATATATCAGTAGTTTAAAACTGGGAGTCAATATCGAAGAAATCCATATGGAAATTCTGGATAAAAAAACTCGTCCAGAAAGCATCAACCGACTCATGCAACCCTTATTAAATGGAGCTGATGTAGGAATCATTTCAGAGGCAGGATGTCCTGGAATTGCGGACCCTGGGGCACTTGCTGTAGCACACGCTCATACTAAAGGAATTCAAGTGGTTCCTCTTTCTGGTCCAAGTTCCATGTTTCTAGCACTGATGGGTTCTGGTTTTTCGGGCCAATCATTTACTTTCCACGGTTATCTGCCAATAGATAAAAAAGAAAGATCAGCTGCTTTAAAAGGGCTGGAATCAGAATCTTTACGAGAAAAAAGGGCTCAAATCTTTATGGAAACTCCTTTCCGAAATAACCAGCTTTTTGAGGATGCCTTGCGAACACTTTCTCCTAACACAAAACTCTGCGTAGCTAAAAACATTACCGGTTCGGATGAACTTATCCTAACCAAAACCATTGCAGAATGGAAAAAGCTGCCTTTAGATCTTCATAAAATCCCAACCGTATTCGTCCTCCAAAGTTTTTAG
- a CDS encoding alpha/beta fold hydrolase, which produces MELNFKKLGSGKPLVILHGLFGSADNWFSIARELQKTFTLYLVDQRNHGDSPHSEEWNYQVMVEDLKELLDDEKLDQVFLMGHSMGGKTAMNFALQYPERVEKLIIADIAPRYYPVHHQTILEGLNAIDLKNTKSRKEADDILSSYVPELGTRQFLLKSLSRDSDGFVWKINLPVITEKINQVGEALAGENQYEGPTLFLAGGNSNYIQQSDLGDMEKFFPKYEVEFISDTGHWLHAEKPEAVVKEIQKFLL; this is translated from the coding sequence GTGGAATTAAACTTTAAAAAACTCGGATCTGGAAAACCATTAGTCATTCTTCATGGACTTTTTGGTTCGGCGGACAACTGGTTTAGTATCGCCCGAGAACTTCAGAAAACATTTACCTTATATCTGGTAGATCAAAGAAATCACGGAGATTCTCCCCATTCCGAAGAATGGAATTACCAAGTCATGGTCGAAGACTTGAAAGAACTTCTGGACGATGAAAAATTGGATCAGGTGTTTTTGATGGGACATTCCATGGGAGGAAAAACTGCAATGAACTTTGCCCTTCAATATCCAGAAAGAGTAGAAAAATTGATCATCGCTGATATTGCACCAAGGTATTACCCGGTTCACCACCAGACAATTTTGGAGGGTCTAAACGCCATAGATTTAAAAAACACCAAGTCTAGAAAAGAGGCTGATGACATCCTCTCTTCTTATGTTCCAGAACTGGGAACGAGGCAATTCTTACTAAAAAGCTTAAGCAGAGACTCAGATGGGTTCGTTTGGAAAATCAACTTACCTGTCATTACTGAAAAAATAAATCAAGTCGGTGAAGCGTTAGCTGGTGAAAACCAGTATGAAGGTCCTACTTTATTTTTGGCTGGAGGCAACTCAAATTATATTCAACAATCAGATTTGGGAGATATGGAAAAATTCTTCCCAAAATATGAAGTAGAATTTATTTCCGATACCGGACATTGGCTTCATGCCGAAAAGCCCGAAGCAGTAGTCAAAGAAATCCAAAAGTTCCTCCTCTAA
- a CDS encoding pyridoxine 5'-phosphate synthase, producing the protein MTKLSVNINKIATLRNARGANNPNVVQVALDAERFGAEGITVHPRPDERHIRHQDVFDLAKVVTTEFNIEGYPDQRFMDLVKEVKPAQATLVPDPPNAITSNTGWDTISNQGMLKDIVSELQEAGIRVSIFINPEIKYFEPAKLTGTDRVELYTEPYAVGFHQDKEKAVKAYVEVAEIAKELGLGLNAGHDLDLHNLAFLKKSIPYLDEVSIGHALVCDALYYGLENTIQMYRRQLEL; encoded by the coding sequence ATGACTAAACTAAGTGTAAATATTAATAAGATAGCCACTTTGCGCAATGCAAGGGGGGCAAATAACCCAAATGTCGTACAAGTTGCATTAGATGCCGAGCGCTTTGGTGCAGAGGGAATTACGGTTCATCCACGTCCTGATGAAAGGCATATCAGGCATCAGGATGTTTTTGATTTAGCCAAAGTAGTAACGACCGAATTTAATATAGAGGGGTATCCAGACCAACGTTTTATGGATTTGGTCAAAGAAGTAAAGCCTGCTCAAGCTACCTTGGTTCCAGATCCTCCTAATGCCATCACTTCCAATACCGGTTGGGACACAATCTCAAATCAAGGAATGCTGAAGGATATTGTCTCCGAACTTCAGGAGGCTGGAATTAGAGTTTCCATATTCATTAATCCGGAGATAAAATATTTCGAACCGGCAAAGCTTACAGGAACTGACCGGGTGGAATTATACACCGAACCCTATGCTGTGGGGTTTCATCAAGACAAAGAAAAGGCAGTAAAAGCTTATGTAGAAGTAGCTGAAATCGCCAAAGAATTAGGCCTAGGACTAAATGCAGGACATGATTTAGACCTTCATAACCTTGCTTTCCTGAAGAAATCCATCCCTTATTTAGATGAAGTTTCCATTGGTCATGCTTTAGTCTGCGATGCACTTTATTATGGATTAGAGAACACCATTCAGATGTATCGACGTCAACTTGAATTGTGA
- a CDS encoding GatB/YqeY domain-containing protein — MSLKQKIDSEIKSAMIAKDKDRLRALRAVKSLILLEETKGSAGGGLTENEEMKILTKAAKQRKDSADIYKEQNREDLYAVEMAELSIIQEFLPKALTDEELTAAIQEIITQTGASSPKEMGKVMGVASKQLAGKADGKAIADKVKAILNS, encoded by the coding sequence ATGAGTTTAAAGCAGAAAATAGATAGCGAAATTAAATCCGCTATGATTGCCAAAGATAAGGATAGATTGAGAGCATTGAGAGCGGTGAAATCTTTGATACTACTAGAGGAGACTAAAGGGAGTGCAGGAGGAGGCTTGACTGAAAACGAAGAAATGAAGATTTTGACGAAAGCAGCTAAGCAGAGAAAGGATTCTGCAGATATTTATAAAGAACAAAACAGGGAGGATCTTTATGCCGTGGAAATGGCTGAACTTTCTATCATTCAAGAGTTTTTGCCAAAGGCCTTGACGGATGAAGAGTTAACAGCAGCAATTCAGGAAATCATTACTCAAACAGGTGCTTCCAGCCCAAAAGAAATGGGGAAAGTAATGGGAGTAGCGAGTAAGCAGTTGGCTGGAAAAGCAGATGGAAAAGCCATTGCAGACAAAGTAAAAGCCATATTGAATAGTTGA
- a CDS encoding CvpA family protein, whose amino-acid sequence MSTVDIILIAILGLGAFEGYRQGFLMGILGLFGFVIAIILGVYLMDSMTDWLKYNVTEFNLGYPAIGFLVIFLITLSVIKVLGYILKKAMDIVLLGSLDSIAGVFLGIVKAAFFVSLFLWQASLFKLDMPKQWTADSDYLGFIEPVAPAIVEAIEPLFPQVETNLEKLEEIVDDILNDSAD is encoded by the coding sequence TTGAGCACGGTAGACATCATATTGATTGCCATCTTAGGCTTAGGTGCCTTTGAAGGATATAGGCAAGGATTCCTGATGGGGATCCTTGGCCTTTTTGGCTTTGTGATTGCCATAATTTTGGGAGTGTATTTAATGGACTCCATGACGGATTGGCTTAAATACAATGTCACAGAATTCAATTTAGGCTATCCTGCTATAGGTTTCTTGGTAATTTTTCTAATTACTCTTTCGGTCATCAAAGTTCTTGGGTACATCTTGAAAAAAGCTATGGATATAGTCTTGCTGGGTTCCTTAGATTCTATCGCGGGGGTGTTTCTTGGGATTGTTAAAGCGGCTTTCTTTGTGAGTTTATTTCTCTGGCAAGCCAGTCTTTTTAAGCTTGATATGCCAAAGCAATGGACTGCAGATTCTGATTATTTAGGCTTCATTGAGCCAGTGGCACCTGCAATCGTTGAGGCAATAGAACCTTTATTTCCGCAAGTGGAGACCAATTTAGAAAAGCTTGAAGAGATCGTAGATGATATTTTAAATGATTCTGCTGATTGA
- a CDS encoding anthranilate synthase component II: MILLIDNFDSFSHMLADLVRQTGAELKIVRNDCPLEEVQKINFSGLILSPGPGRPYQAGNLMEILEKYHDQVPVLGVCLGHQAIGEFFGADLVKNEFPVHGKVHEVKKTIAHPFTEQIPEKFSVTRYHSLQLEHVPDDLKIILETEKGEVMGVVHKELPILGIQYHPEAHLTQYGLELIKNWIKAIPQRISVSQ, translated from the coding sequence ATGATTCTGCTGATTGATAATTTTGATTCCTTTAGTCATATGTTGGCCGATTTGGTCCGACAGACAGGCGCGGAATTGAAAATAGTCAGAAATGACTGCCCTCTGGAAGAGGTTCAAAAAATTAATTTCTCAGGACTTATTTTATCTCCTGGACCGGGAAGACCTTACCAAGCTGGAAACCTTATGGAAATACTTGAAAAGTATCATGATCAAGTTCCAGTATTAGGAGTGTGCTTAGGCCATCAGGCAATTGGTGAATTTTTTGGTGCTGATCTGGTGAAAAATGAGTTTCCTGTACATGGGAAAGTTCATGAGGTCAAAAAGACAATAGCGCATCCCTTCACAGAACAAATTCCTGAAAAATTCAGTGTTACCAGATACCATTCCCTTCAATTGGAGCATGTTCCAGATGATCTGAAAATAATCCTAGAAACAGAGAAAGGAGAAGTAATGGGGGTTGTTCATAAAGAGCTTCCCATTTTAGGGATTCAATACCATCCTGAAGCGCATTTAACGCAATATGGTCTCGAATTGATAAAGAATTGGATTAAGGCTATTCCACAGAGAATTAGCGTAAGTCAATGA
- a CDS encoding LolA family protein has protein sequence MKKIALVFTIVFAAFITLDAAAQKDPKAKEVLDGMSQKYQSMKGFTASFDYTYSDIAGTGDRQSGEIAVKGNQYRLKLPDQEIFNDGKTVWTFIETSTYKEVTINDVSQMEGELTPSNIYKMYEKGYDYKLLADKSYQGKTANVVELEAEKSNAPFQKVKLMIDKNTKDLLGWEMFDDQGGTFAYAFKNLKADPNIPDSHFVFDTKKHAGVEVIDLR, from the coding sequence ATGAAAAAAATAGCCCTAGTATTCACCATAGTATTTGCAGCATTTATCACTCTTGACGCCGCTGCACAAAAAGACCCGAAAGCAAAAGAAGTATTGGATGGCATGAGCCAAAAATACCAAAGCATGAAAGGGTTTACCGCAAGCTTTGATTATACCTATTCTGATATAGCAGGAACAGGTGATCGCCAAAGTGGCGAAATTGCTGTAAAGGGAAACCAATACAGACTAAAGCTTCCAGATCAAGAGATTTTTAACGATGGAAAGACCGTATGGACTTTCATAGAAACCTCCACTTACAAGGAAGTCACTATCAATGATGTTTCTCAAATGGAAGGAGAATTAACGCCTTCAAACATCTATAAGATGTATGAGAAAGGATATGATTACAAGTTATTGGCAGATAAATCCTATCAGGGAAAAACAGCTAATGTAGTGGAATTAGAAGCCGAAAAATCGAATGCACCTTTTCAAAAGGTGAAGTTGATGATCGACAAAAACACCAAGGATTTATTGGGCTGGGAAATGTTTGATGATCAAGGTGGAACCTTTGCTTATGCCTTCAAAAATCTAAAGGCTGATCCCAATATCCCAGACAGCCACTTTGTTTTTGACACCAAAAAACATGCGGGAGTAGAAGTCATTGACTTACGCTAA
- a CDS encoding FtsK/SpoIIIE family DNA translocase: protein MATNSPRTNTFRKKGEKPKKKTASNSKGPKFSFGSIKSSKLVLTMGILLMSMGIFLFIAFISYLLNGPSDQSLVMNTPIDDEIRETARNSGNWLGYLGAQAAHWMIYRWFGIAAFLFPPFLFFLGFKWSFKTSLVSLTRYTTFALFFTFWLGLLTGYIVILVEGYSYWSFLSGGFGYELAKLSADFLSWGTFILIGAALLIFVIFFFDIDKLEWFTPKAESEEDLLDKTFDELDETNSTAKNPFDSSKQNDSAIEEEEEDIEDDGSDWIVKNESVDLVDEPAKDEKPVEEEDDIFKVNQVNLLDEIVEKPKEPVEEKSFSVTKAEGEEKTASEVENLDPFDPTLDLPRYKYPTLDLLNEYDVQKVTVSRQELEDNKNKIVETLINFKIGIQEIKATIGPTVTLYEIVPEPGVKISKIKNLEDDIALSLAALGIRIIAPIPGKGTIGIEVPNKNRELVPARAVLGTEKFMRSDKDLPVALGKTISNEVFVADLAKMPHLLMAGATGQGKSVGLNMILASLIYKKHPSQLKFVLVDPKKVELSLFNKIERHFLAKLPGAEEAIITDTKKVIYTLNSLCIEMDNRYNLLKDAGARNLKEYNAKFIGRKLNPENGHHYMPYIVLVIDELADLMMTAGKEIEGPIARLAQLARAIGIHLVLATQRPSVNVITGIIKANFPARLSFRVTSKIDSRTILDAGGADQLIGMGDMLLSQGSDMIRIQCAFLDTPEVDAICDWIGEQKGYSDAYLLPEFEGEDSDSSIGEVDLSDRDPLFDDAAKLIVMHQQGSTSLIQRKLKLGYNRAGRIIDQLEAAGIVGAFEGSKAREVLVQDEASLERLLNSL from the coding sequence ATGGCCACCAATTCACCAAGGACCAATACTTTTAGGAAAAAAGGAGAAAAACCGAAGAAGAAAACAGCCTCTAATTCAAAAGGGCCTAAGTTTTCCTTTGGCTCTATAAAGAGCTCCAAATTGGTTTTAACCATGGGAATTCTTCTCATGTCCATGGGGATCTTCCTTTTCATTGCATTCATCAGCTATTTACTCAATGGTCCTTCAGATCAAAGTTTAGTGATGAATACTCCAATTGATGATGAAATCCGTGAAACCGCAAGAAACTCCGGCAATTGGCTTGGATATTTAGGGGCACAGGCTGCTCACTGGATGATTTACAGATGGTTTGGAATAGCAGCATTTCTATTTCCACCCTTCTTGTTTTTCCTAGGTTTCAAATGGAGCTTTAAAACCTCTTTAGTTTCCTTAACGAGATACACCACTTTTGCTTTATTCTTCACCTTTTGGTTAGGCTTGCTCACTGGATATATCGTCATTTTAGTAGAAGGATATTCTTATTGGAGCTTCCTTTCAGGAGGTTTTGGGTATGAATTGGCAAAATTATCTGCCGACTTCCTAAGCTGGGGAACATTCATCTTGATTGGAGCAGCTCTCTTGATATTCGTAATCTTCTTTTTCGACATTGATAAACTGGAATGGTTTACACCAAAGGCAGAGTCTGAAGAAGACTTACTTGACAAAACATTTGATGAGTTGGATGAAACTAACTCAACAGCCAAAAATCCATTTGATAGCTCTAAGCAAAACGATTCAGCGATAGAAGAAGAGGAAGAAGACATTGAAGATGACGGCAGCGATTGGATTGTGAAGAATGAATCTGTTGATCTGGTTGATGAACCAGCAAAAGATGAAAAACCCGTTGAGGAGGAAGATGATATTTTCAAGGTCAATCAAGTCAACCTTTTGGATGAAATTGTAGAAAAGCCCAAAGAACCTGTTGAGGAAAAAAGCTTCTCTGTAACCAAAGCTGAGGGAGAAGAAAAGACCGCTTCAGAAGTTGAAAATTTAGACCCTTTTGATCCTACGCTAGATTTACCTCGCTACAAATACCCAACCTTGGATTTACTGAATGAATATGACGTTCAGAAAGTCACGGTGTCCAGACAAGAACTGGAAGACAACAAAAACAAGATTGTTGAAACCCTTATCAATTTTAAAATAGGGATTCAGGAGATTAAAGCTACGATTGGCCCTACTGTGACACTTTACGAAATCGTCCCTGAGCCCGGAGTAAAAATCTCCAAAATCAAAAATCTGGAGGATGACATTGCCCTAAGTTTAGCTGCATTGGGTATTCGTATCATTGCTCCAATTCCTGGCAAAGGTACGATCGGGATTGAGGTCCCAAATAAAAATAGGGAGCTCGTTCCTGCCAGAGCTGTATTGGGCACGGAGAAATTTATGCGTTCTGATAAGGACTTGCCTGTGGCTTTGGGTAAAACCATATCCAATGAAGTATTTGTTGCCGATTTAGCGAAAATGCCTCACTTGTTGATGGCAGGTGCTACGGGACAAGGTAAATCGGTGGGTCTGAATATGATTCTCGCTTCTTTGATTTACAAAAAGCATCCATCTCAATTGAAGTTTGTGCTTGTCGATCCGAAGAAAGTAGAACTTTCACTTTTCAACAAGATAGAAAGACATTTCCTAGCCAAGCTTCCCGGAGCTGAGGAGGCTATCATTACGGATACCAAAAAAGTAATTTATACGCTTAATTCCCTTTGTATTGAAATGGACAATCGCTATAACCTGCTGAAAGACGCCGGAGCGAGAAACCTAAAAGAATACAATGCGAAATTCATTGGCAGAAAATTAAACCCGGAAAACGGGCATCACTACATGCCTTATATCGTCCTCGTTATTGATGAATTGGCAGATTTGATGATGACTGCAGGAAAGGAGATCGAAGGTCCTATCGCAAGGCTAGCTCAGCTGGCACGTGCCATTGGTATTCACTTGGTATTAGCGACTCAGAGACCTTCTGTAAATGTGATCACGGGTATTATCAAAGCCAATTTCCCAGCAAGACTTTCCTTCCGTGTTACCTCAAAAATAGATAGCCGAACAATTTTAGATGCAGGAGGAGCCGATCAATTGATCGGTATGGGTGATATGCTTCTGTCTCAAGGCTCGGACATGATCCGTATTCAATGCGCCTTCCTGGACACCCCTGAGGTAGACGCTATTTGTGATTGGATTGGAGAGCAAAAAGGCTATTCTGACGCCTATCTTTTACCTGAATTCGAGGGAGAAGACAGTGACAGTAGTATAGGTGAAGTAGATTTATCTGATCGTGATCCACTTTTTGATGATGCCGCTAAATTGATTGTAATGCACCAGCAAGGAAGTACTTCTTTGATTCAGCGAAAGCTGAAGTTAGGATACAACAGAGCCGGTAGAATTATTGACCAATTAGAAGCTGCAGGGATCGTAGGAGCATTTGAAGGATCAAAGGCAAGAGAAGTCTTAGTTCAGGATGAGGCTAGTTTGGAACGGTTATTGAATAGCTTGTAA
- a CDS encoding quinone-dependent dihydroorotate dehydrogenase, producing MYKSILKPLFFLKKPEDAHHFTFDLTKFTFNFPIAKSIVKSTFQLDHPSLEREVFGLKFKNPVGLAAGFDKDAKLIDEMAMLGFGFIEIGTLTPKPQDGNPQPRLFRLPSDESLINRMGFNNGGVHEAVKRLKKRKSDVIVGGNIGKNKVTPNENAVDDYLICLEALHPYVDYFVVNVSSPNTPNLRDLQEKEPLTKLLLAVKKANDQKENPKPILLKIAPDLTNGQLDDIVDIVLETKIDGVIATNTTIDRSQLSTPVSQVEAIGAGGVSGKVLGKRSTEVIRYLSEKSNKSFPIIGVGGIFSAEDAIEKLEAGASLVQVYSGMIYEGPGLIKKIKKGLLAYFSR from the coding sequence GTGTACAAATCCATCCTAAAACCTCTTTTCTTCCTTAAAAAACCGGAAGATGCCCACCATTTCACCTTCGATCTAACCAAATTTACTTTCAACTTCCCCATTGCTAAATCCATTGTCAAGTCTACTTTTCAATTGGATCATCCTAGCCTTGAGCGAGAGGTATTCGGTTTAAAATTCAAAAATCCCGTAGGATTGGCAGCGGGTTTTGACAAAGATGCCAAGTTGATCGATGAAATGGCCATGTTAGGTTTTGGTTTTATTGAAATTGGAACTTTGACTCCAAAACCCCAAGATGGAAATCCTCAACCTAGACTTTTCAGACTTCCATCCGATGAATCATTAATTAACCGTATGGGGTTCAATAATGGCGGAGTACACGAGGCTGTCAAACGCCTAAAAAAGAGAAAATCGGATGTTATTGTAGGAGGAAACATTGGTAAAAACAAAGTGACTCCAAATGAAAATGCTGTTGACGATTACTTGATTTGCCTAGAAGCTCTTCATCCTTATGTGGATTATTTTGTAGTCAATGTAAGTTCTCCAAACACACCCAATTTGCGTGATCTTCAGGAAAAGGAACCCTTGACTAAATTACTCTTGGCAGTAAAAAAGGCCAACGATCAAAAAGAAAACCCAAAACCTATTTTACTAAAAATAGCTCCCGATTTAACCAATGGGCAATTGGACGATATTGTGGATATTGTTTTAGAAACAAAAATTGATGGGGTGATTGCTACCAATACGACTATTGACCGTTCGCAACTGAGCACTCCGGTGTCCCAAGTTGAGGCAATAGGAGCAGGCGGTGTTTCTGGCAAAGTTTTAGGCAAGAGAAGTACTGAGGTCATCCGATATCTATCCGAAAAATCTAATAAATCCTTTCCAATCATCGGGGTTGGCGGAATTTTCTCCGCAGAGGACGCTATTGAGAAACTTGAGGCTGGTGCAAGCTTAGTTCAAGTGTACTCGGGCATGATTTATGAGGGACCTGGGTTGATCAAAAAGATCAAGAAAGGATTATTGGCTTATTTTTCGCGGTAA
- the xerD gene encoding site-specific tyrosine recombinase XerD produces MTKTWENHIKQFRHYLKLERSLSENSIEAYTRDVEKLAAYSSKNFPDKNPLNLELEHLRKFVNELAQLEISDYTQARIISGIKAFYRFLMYEDKITEDPAQLLEAPKLGRKLPDTLSYQEIVQLLEAIPLGEPEGHRNRAMLEMLYSSGLRVSELIELKKGQIFEDIGFLRVIGKGNKERLVPIGKDALKYLNIYKDEVRVHQSIAKGHEEFVFLNRRGKKLSRVMIFLIIKKTAELAGIEKNISPHTFRHSFATHLIEGGADLRAVQEMLGHESITTTEIYTHLDRDYLRQVLTDFHPRK; encoded by the coding sequence ATGACCAAAACCTGGGAAAATCACATCAAACAATTTCGACACTATTTGAAATTAGAGAGGTCGCTTAGTGAAAACTCCATTGAAGCTTACACGCGTGATGTAGAAAAACTGGCAGCCTATAGTTCGAAGAATTTCCCTGACAAAAACCCTTTAAACTTAGAGTTAGAGCATTTACGAAAATTCGTGAATGAACTCGCTCAACTCGAAATTTCAGATTACACCCAGGCCAGAATTATCTCTGGAATCAAGGCTTTTTATCGCTTTTTAATGTATGAGGATAAAATCACAGAAGATCCTGCCCAGCTATTGGAAGCACCTAAACTTGGGAGAAAACTTCCTGACACACTCAGTTATCAAGAAATCGTGCAACTCCTTGAAGCTATTCCTTTGGGAGAACCGGAAGGCCATCGAAATCGCGCCATGCTGGAAATGCTTTACAGTTCCGGTTTACGGGTAAGCGAACTTATCGAACTTAAAAAAGGACAGATATTCGAGGATATTGGGTTTCTGAGAGTGATAGGGAAAGGAAACAAAGAACGACTTGTTCCGATAGGGAAAGACGCGTTGAAGTATTTAAATATTTATAAAGATGAAGTACGGGTGCATCAATCCATCGCAAAAGGTCACGAAGAATTTGTCTTTTTAAACCGTCGGGGTAAAAAGCTTTCTCGAGTAATGATTTTTCTAATCATCAAAAAAACAGCTGAATTGGCTGGAATCGAAAAAAACATCTCTCCGCATACTTTTCGGCATTCTTTTGCCACACATTTGATTGAAGGCGGAGCTGATCTTCGTGCTGTTCAGGAAATGCTCGGTCATGAAAGCATTACCACCACGGAAATCTACACGCATCTCGATCGGGATTATTTAAGGCAGGTTCTTACCGATTTTCATCCGCGGAAATAA
- the aroQ gene encoding type II 3-dehydroquinate dehydratase → MKILIINGPNLNLLGKREPEVYGSTSFEEYFEELKSTFPDIELHYFQSNVEGELINKIHEVGFSFDAILLNAGGYTHTSVAISDAIAGVNTPTLEVHISNIYKREEFRHKSIISKSCVGMISGLGLKGYELGIRYFL, encoded by the coding sequence TTGAAAATTTTGATTATTAACGGTCCAAATCTTAATCTTCTTGGAAAAAGAGAACCAGAAGTCTATGGAAGCACTTCATTCGAAGAATATTTTGAAGAGCTAAAAAGTACTTTTCCAGACATTGAGTTACACTACTTTCAAAGTAATGTGGAGGGTGAGTTGATCAATAAAATCCATGAAGTAGGTTTTTCTTTTGATGCAATATTGCTCAATGCTGGCGGATACACTCATACTTCAGTAGCAATTTCGGATGCTATCGCAGGAGTCAATACTCCGACTCTGGAAGTGCATATTTCTAATATTTATAAACGAGAAGAATTCCGACATAAAAGCATTATTTCTAAATCCTGCGTGGGGATGATCTCCGGATTAGGCCTCAAAGGCTACGAACTAGGAATTCGCTATTTTCTATAA